tAGGAAGGACTATGTGAGACGAGGCTGAAAATCTGAAggacaaaagagcaaaaaaagtCAGAGAGAACAATGAAGAAAATCAGAAGAACAACCAGGACCCAAAAACGTGAACAACAGAggacaaacaaatgtgaaaaggAAATTAAGCGCCAAggactggtaaaaaaaaacaacctcaaaaCGTATACAGTCTATTTGTCTCTTCATCTCATCTTCTTtcgttctttctctttctgactCACGCGCTGTCCTATTTAGAGCAGAATGTGGtttcaagaaagaaagaaagaaaaaccaaCAAAGACTTAAACATTTAAGTCTTTGTTGGTACATAGGCTGTGTAAACGTCTGTATGTATATAAAGTGAATTTCTAACAAGCTGCCTTGCGCttgaaacattgtttttaaatgttctaaTTGCAATGGTTTTGTTTAACGTAGCATTACATCTGCTAGCAAAGTTACTTTCTCTTGAGCTTCTTCTTCACCTGCAGCATCAGTTCGGCACACGTGTTCATGCGTTTTTCTTCAGACTGCGTTGCAGACATTTCCAGTCACATCTGATAATCTCTCACCTGCTTTTGAgggcaaacaaaaccaaatagcATCAGTCGAGGTAGACTGTGTTAGCATAAATGCTCAACAGGAATATGCATCCTAAAAACTGCTAGTCAGAGCTTCGTTTGGAATAAAAAAGGCGCCATTAGTTTAAACCACAGACAGAGGATTTTGGAGATGCAACAACTCTTGCCTTCATTTATACTTAcaccatgtttctgtctgtatccCTGTAGGCACTCTAGCTACACCCAGCGAGCCATCATGGAGGACCGTTCATCCACCCAATCCTTCCCgaaccaccaccaccattgCCATCACCCATCCTTTCACCTCACTTTGCCCGGCCTTCAAAGCCCCGAAGTGGGATACCCATCCTCTCAGTCTGCCCTGGACCCCCAGGATCAATATGGAAGTAGAGGGGAAGAATCCACAACCTCCTTCCCAAATTCAAGCACCTCTTCTGGGGGACGGCGGGGGAGCTGTGGAGGTGACAGAGGCTTGCTAAACACAAGTGGCAGCGGTTTGGATGGAGATGCTAACTTGGGAGGCCAACTTGATGGAGAAAGCGGGTTGGGCAGCCATTTTGCTGACACTTGGTATGGCAAAAAAGAGGAAGTTTGGGAGGATGGGGAGAGTTGCGAAAGCCCTGCAGACGATTATTATAGTAAAGATTGCTACAGTAACGTTAACGCTAATGATGATTACACCATGAATTGTGGCAATGAGGAAGGACTCAGGCGTAAACTCAGAGCAAACTATAACAATTATGCCCATGTTAGCTGTGAAACTAAAAATGAAACAGTTTACAATAGGgaggctaatgttagccactTTACTAAACAAATGACTTCCTACAACAGAAGTGTGGCAGGGAGCTTTCATGACAGCAGTGTAGATTATTGTAGGACCGATTCAAGAGTGAGTGATAATTATttaggaagagaagaagattaTGGGTCCAGCTGTGGCTCAGGTGAGGATCAGCTTCAACCTGCAGAGGTTGAGGGATCCTGGCTCAGCAGTGTCTCTCCCTCGAGTCAGACTGGAGAGGGCAGGTGGAGAGGAACAGCAGACAACCTAACTTTGGCCTCAGGGTGCCTACCACAGAGATCACCTATCAACATCAGCAGCGGTGCGTACACTCAGAAACTGGATTCCTTCTCTGAGGCGTTCCTCTCCCAGCGAAAGAGAAGATTCCCTGTGATTCCCAGTGGGGATTCCTCTGGACAGATTTGGGAATTTGGAgtaaggagaggagaaagcCCTGGATTGGTCAAGTCAAGGCATAGCTGTGCTTTTGATTCAGACTCCTAcctgcctccctcctcctcttcttcacccGCTCACCCCTCTCTGCCGtctttcccctctcctcccacaTCGTCTCACCTCATGTCTTCAGTTCTTAGTCCTCCTCCCACACCTCTTCCagctccctctcactctccctccAAAATGGACTCTCCCATTGCATTCGGGGGCACCGGACATTCAGTGTCCCAGGGGGGAGAATCACTTGGTACACTCCAGTTTTTCGCTTCCCGCCTTCAGTCTCTCCCATCTGTCCATTCCTCTGGGATGATATGGAAGTTTCCACTGCTGTCACATTGCTTGCCACAGTTGTCAGACGACCCCAGCAACATCAAGAGCAACCTGAGATCTTCTCATGGTAGTGACTATGGCAACACCACAGGTAAGgtattgtgtgtgcatttttgtgaatgaaagtaTAATAgtaagaagaagaataaaaaatggATAAAAGTTTATCTGGAGTCTGTCATAGCTGTTTAAGAAGGAACATAGAACAATAGAACAATAGACTAGAGTACTTAAACATGAAGTAATTTAAATGAACTTAATTTTCCCCcctgacaaaaaaaaccacAGGTTAATACCCACATGTAAATTTATGGGACATGTGGGTTTTCGTAGGTGAGCTTGTGAAATTTCCCATTTCCCATatgcaaattacattttaactttTCACAGGTTCACATATGTAACCATTTGTAATCTTTTTTGTACCATTTTACATcatgtgaaaaatgaaatatgataaCCAGCATGTGTATATCCAGAATGACTGTATGCGTGCTTTGAATTCATATGTGGGTATTCACAGGAATTGATTAGTGTTTCCAAATAACAAACAGATTCTGTCAGTGTCTGGTGTAACGCTTTCCTGTCTGACAGTGTCCGTATGGAGCATTGACAACATCATGATAATACCATGactttcctctgttttctaCTGTTCTTGTCCTCCCCCCTCTCATTTTTCCAGCCTCACACGACATCCTTCAGTCTCCAGAATCGCCATTCCTCACTTCCTCTTCCCACCGgtcatccatccacccacccagAGCTCTCTGTCCCTCCAATGCTCCATCCCTCCAttcctccttccatcttcccactCGTCCTACTCACCTTTCCAGCCAACATTTTGAGGCAGCAGAAAAGATTGCCCCTTACATGGTGACCCCGAAAGTAAAGAATGGACCAGCCATTATGAATCAATCACAGCTACAGGTACAGCATGGCACTTGTACTATTTTTCACCACGGGAAACAATCTGAACAAatttaaagaaacagtttgacatttggggaaatatgatTGTGCATTTCCTCTTGCTGAGTGTAAGACAAGAAGAGCAATACcagttttgtgtttatgcaTCCAGGACTTTGAGGTCCAGCTGAGGTCAAAATTATTGATAATcaggttgccaggttgtgagcCTACACTCAAGTTAGGAAACCTTCAGTTGATTCATATCCTCTACTAGCTGGCTTAATATAATTTTAGCCACACAAAATTTTGTGTGgcttaaaattaattaaaatttaacCTATAGTTTGGTTTATTACCAAATAACAACTTGGTGTgtagtgctaatttgcaaatgttagcatgctgtcacgctaaactaagatggtaaacatggtaaacattatacatgctaaacatcagcatgttagcattgtcagtgtgaggccattagcatgctgacgttagcatttagctcacagaCTAGCATGGCTGTTGACTAGAAGACCCACTGGAAGCGAATCGAATCACTCAACATCGCCTTCGCCACTTCCTGCTCAACGCAGTGGGCGTCTCAACGTTCACAAGCTAGTGACTAGCTTGCTCATTAGCAGacattgtgtaaataagcaacctGCACTTTCTCCCACAATTTACTTGACATTGTAAGCagcactttctttttctttgtatctgtaatatataaaaaaggGATCCCAGAAGTACAAAAAAAGATCTTAATGTCCACATTCATCCACTGCAGGTAGCTAAACACTAAACTTCCTGTCCCACCACTACATCactttttctttgtcagtttttcAGCAAATCACTACGGAGTTTCCTGGAGAATTTAGCcctcatttgtttttcaagttcaagtttttaACATTGCTGGCCAGTCCCTCTTCGCTTGGAATCCCACAATGCCTTGCAAAGCGAATTGTTCATGTCCCATAGAAAATGAATGGGGACAAACTTTGCATCGCCTCACCTCGCACCGAACCGCGTTCATTGGGTCTTTACCGCTTTCTCTTTATTAGTCAAGAAGGACAATTCTGTTGACTGTTTGAAACTCTAGTTTTTGCAGGAAGTATCCAGTACAGGCTTTGTgagttacaaaataaataacaaatgtaaaaacaagacattgtgtTTTTGAAGCTCTTATGAACATCCACTGCTTCTTTAGAAGCAACattttcacagtggggttgCTAGGTTTGAACATTGTTGTCACTCTTCCATCAACAAAACCCAGAGACTGGGTAATGAGGAGGCAACAATCACTACAGCTGGACAAGCTGTGCAGATGTAGTGGGCGGGTACAtggttgtttgtcaagaaatgaCATTTGCTCCAGCTGCAGTACTGCTTCTAAAACCACAGTCTGGGTTTTTATTTTAGACGTGATGAATAGATGCAGTGTGTAATGAGATAGATTTGGTGTTGGTGAGAGGCATGAGCTTTGGGCTAGACAAGttgtttctcctgtttccaAACTAGGCTAAATATGtcatggacttgtctctgtatttgATACACAGAAATGAAATGGCAATCAATTTGGCttagaatacatttttgaggagtTGCTGTTTTAGATGCCTGTTACCACCACAAACATTAGGTCGAAATACTTCAGCTTTTAGAACTTCAGTTGtacacacattacatttttatttctggcttttgtttttgactgtgtATTAATCCAAAAAAGACAAGGCTAACAGTGTAAATGCTTTTTCCTTGTGTTCTTACAGCAACAAGCCTTCCCAATCTACACTGGAACTCCATTTCCCAGTATCCTTCACTCCAGCAGGGGTCAAAAGAGGGGTTGCTACACTCCTCGACCCCTCCTCAATCCTGCACGCAGGGGGAAGGGGCTGTACTCCTCCCTCCCATATCTCcatcacagagaggaggaaacagcatgtggagaaaaggaagaagagtgtgGTGTTTTACCGTAAGTAAAATCATgaagtcgtagaaaaggtttcagtcgtagtcatctggacactgttttcagaatcaagacgtttcggctcccatccggaa
This sequence is a window from Siniperca chuatsi isolate FFG_IHB_CAS linkage group LG22, ASM2008510v1, whole genome shotgun sequence. Protein-coding genes within it:
- the LOC122870499 gene encoding uncharacterized protein LOC122870499 isoform X2, which encodes MEDRSSTQSFPNHHHHCHHPSFHLTLPGLQSPEVGYPSSQSALDPQDQYGSRGEESTTSFPNSSTSSGGRRGSCGGDRGLLNTSGSGLDGDANLGGQLDGESGLGSHFADTWYGKKEEVWEDGESCESPADDYYSKDCYSNVNANDDYTMNCGNEEGLRRKLRANYNNYAHVSCETKNETVYNREANVSHFTKQMTSYNRSVAGSFHDSSVDYCRTDSRVSDNYLGREEDYGSSCGSGEDQLQPAEVEGSWLSSVSPSSQTGEGRWRGTADNLTLASGCLPQRSPINISSGAYTQKLDSFSEAFLSQRKRRFPVIPSGDSSGQIWEFGVRRGESPGLVKSRHSCAFDSDSYLPPSSSSSPAHPSLPSFPSPPTSSHLMSSVLSPPPTPLPAPSHSPSKMDSPIAFGGTGHSVSQGGESLGTLQFFASRLQSLPSVHSSGMIWKFPLLSHCLPQLSDDPSNIKSNLRSSHGSDYGNTTASHDILQSPESPFLTSSSHRSSIHPPRALCPSNAPSLHSSFHLPTRPTHLSSQHFEAAEKIAPYMVTPKVKNGPAIMNQSQLQQQAFPIYTGTPFPSILHSSRGQKRGCYTPRPLLNPARRGKGLYSSLPYLHHREEETACGEKEEECGVLPHVNVGHDFQAELPSCFVDGKGSGVWSPEAESPREQLLWKPWDKLEESTNLQDQVEKLLSMCSSSCVPGGGSNTELALYCLHYCQGNTMATLEMLLFSQPLPTGDYHYSGSDFWTDSEKSLFSAALGTYGKEFSLIQKMVKTKTVCQCVEFYYLSKRLLDKQKKQKEEENRNGEMEQQKSITPICQPVDRPFGLEEAVPAPSLASFFPCKLCGKMFYKIKSRNAHMKIHRQPQEDWTDRRLQHQLLTQRLALSHPTNLMPIPGSNLLPPQTFSSSGLAGTPSNNSNADNVLSSVANTPSNASVLHPTTVVTYSNIAASNSHVITNIDGGDSNQREPTTVLPFHQSWGSFGHGPDPITFYCNTEGKDDVGAGTVGGKEPINWQ
- the LOC122870499 gene encoding uncharacterized protein LOC122870499 isoform X1; the encoded protein is MKKIRRTTRTQKREQQRTNKCEKEIKRQGLVKKNNLKTHSSYTQRAIMEDRSSTQSFPNHHHHCHHPSFHLTLPGLQSPEVGYPSSQSALDPQDQYGSRGEESTTSFPNSSTSSGGRRGSCGGDRGLLNTSGSGLDGDANLGGQLDGESGLGSHFADTWYGKKEEVWEDGESCESPADDYYSKDCYSNVNANDDYTMNCGNEEGLRRKLRANYNNYAHVSCETKNETVYNREANVSHFTKQMTSYNRSVAGSFHDSSVDYCRTDSRVSDNYLGREEDYGSSCGSGEDQLQPAEVEGSWLSSVSPSSQTGEGRWRGTADNLTLASGCLPQRSPINISSGAYTQKLDSFSEAFLSQRKRRFPVIPSGDSSGQIWEFGVRRGESPGLVKSRHSCAFDSDSYLPPSSSSSPAHPSLPSFPSPPTSSHLMSSVLSPPPTPLPAPSHSPSKMDSPIAFGGTGHSVSQGGESLGTLQFFASRLQSLPSVHSSGMIWKFPLLSHCLPQLSDDPSNIKSNLRSSHGSDYGNTTASHDILQSPESPFLTSSSHRSSIHPPRALCPSNAPSLHSSFHLPTRPTHLSSQHFEAAEKIAPYMVTPKVKNGPAIMNQSQLQQQAFPIYTGTPFPSILHSSRGQKRGCYTPRPLLNPARRGKGLYSSLPYLHHREEETACGEKEEECGVLPHVNVGHDFQAELPSCFVDGKGSGVWSPEAESPREQLLWKPWDKLEESTNLQDQVEKLLSMCSSSCVPGGGSNTELALYCLHYCQGNTMATLEMLLFSQPLPTGDYHYSGSDFWTDSEKSLFSAALGTYGKEFSLIQKMVKTKTVCQCVEFYYLSKRLLDKQKKQKEEENRNGEMEQQKSITPICQPVDRPFGLEEAVPAPSLASFFPCKLCGKMFYKIKSRNAHMKIHRQPQEDWTDRRLQHQLLTQRLALSHPTNLMPIPGSNLLPPQTFSSSGLAGTPSNNSNADNVLSSVANTPSNASVLHPTTVVTYSNIAASNSHVITNIDGGDSNQREPTTVLPFHQSWGSFGHGPDPITFYCNTEGKDDVGAGTVGGKEPINWQ